GTGAACCGCATGGCTTGTTCCAAGTCAGGGTGCAACAGTatatgaaccgggttcgccaaccctaatagactaccgaactcagttgacaacAGTTCGCAAACCAGattcgccaactgctagcctatCATACCAACTTTGAgattcagttcaccacggtttgtgaactgttcccaactgaactttcgGTTTGCGAACCGGTCTGCTAATcttcctgtatttctgaaacctagatatctatggtttgcgaactggttcgccaacctagcatgagtagaaatatcagtaagttcaatatttctctcttatgatgtttgaaatattCCTAAGTGATGAAATCATTTTCTTtgacaattttcaattgatccacaaataaaTTCATAGAACTgatattgttaaggaccgttgaacatctttgctaaatcatattctgagatttttcacaagacaaactcgaaacttcttctttgtaaatctactagaagccATACCACATAGTCATAATAGGTAGAATGATAAGATAGTgattaaaatagaatggttcagtcttcacatacctaatagaagttctccaaatatttCCGTCGATTTTCAGTCTTCAAGgttgatgtctgatactcaactataaATTTTAACCTAGTCCTAaatttgacttagtagactagaaatcaagatatagttttgatcaactaacgttgtcaacaagcttgagatagcaaaacttgtggattcaacctagcaatgctctaacatttagcTCTCTACAATCAAAATACAACTCTAAAAAACATATTATCACAGAAACAAGGATCTTTCAGAATTAAAAAGAAGTGCACCTGTTGGAAAAttgaagatctttgataatgaaaacAAACATTTAAAAGCAATAACACTTTTGAATTAGTAAACATCTCTGACGAAGCCTGTGAAAAACCTTATAGGATGATGAATGCAATGATGATGACAAAGTTGAAGATCATGATACAACTAATAACCTAATCTAATCTACAATTTTAACCTTACTAATCTGATTTAACTACTAACGCTGAACTAATATTATTTGTTAATATATAACTAAATGAGAATATTTTAgccattataaaaaaaaaagtaaataagatTTTCCGTTTAATTTCAAAATAATCCTATTTTATGTtagagggaggatccatggacattCTTAGATGGACGAGGTCAGACAAGATTTGCgccattttctccgcaaaacccaaacaacaatgaatttaagtctaatattttgatgatatgtttctcttataagactctacattccttcaaaaaaaaaaatgaacgcaattcgagatgtataaaaccaccatctacccctttgaatatcagtTGTTCAAAGTTAACGGTTCAAATTAAGACCGACATATGGTTAGGTTTGCTATCTCGAGTtgtgttcttcttttttttgaaggaatgtagagtcttataagaggaacatatcatcaaaatatctgacttaaattcattgtcattttgattttgtggagaaaatgacgcaaatctcatctgaccttgtccatctaagaatgtccatggatcctccctctttATGTTATCCTCTGATAGCCCCTTCAAAATTTACTGCAGCCAGGGACAGTACTACATATAgacttgggctggcttaagccaaATTTCAGGAAAACTCAAAATTTTGTACTCGTTTTAAGTTCTGCAAAAATAATTCATGCCTATAGGCTTAAGCCACCCCCACCAATCCAATTAGTTTTGGAGCCACCCCACCTTTATTTTCCAGCTCCCCCACTGACTGAAAATAAGCTGCCCAAAATCCGCTACCGTGATCCAAAATCTGCGAAGGACATCTACGGCCATATCTGGTGTAAATTAAGTGTGAGATTACTTGAGCCCTTTTCCTCATTTCCTGCACTTCTGTTATCCTATCTTTCTCGTTCTTGTTCACAGAGAAAAATGTCGACTGCTCACTCTGTTTCCCCGACTCTCTACTTCATCACCACACAAAACCCTCTCAAAAACCAAGAATTTGCATTTCAGACAAAGAGGGTTCTTTACAACAAATTCCATCCCAATTTTTGTTCGAGTAAGAAATCAACGTCGTCCACTAAATCTCAATTTCTTAACAAACTTCAAAGCATCTCCTGCAAAAGTCTGTCTACAGCCTCGCCCATAAACGCTAAAAATTATGAGGTAATTTACGTGATTTATAGTATGTGATTGGTTTTGAGGTTGTGGGCACAACTTGAAGATGTATATTTTGTGTTAATTTTTGTTTGAGCAGTTTACAGATGGTGGTGCTGAGCTAGAATTGAGGTTACAACTCGGCGAAAAGGGAGAAATTCCAAATTCTAAAGATATTTTTGTGGATGCAAATGAAGATTCAATTACAATTAGAGTGAAATCTTTTGGGTCTATTATCACCCTAATTGAAACTACTAATTTGTATGGAAAGATAAAGCCTGCGGAAACTATATGGTTAGTATGATTCAAGTTTTAATAAAGAGATTGATATGTATGAATTGAAGTGTGAAATCCAAAAAACTAATATTTTGACCAAATTTGTGTATCCAAGAACCACTTCGATTTGCTAAAGAACCCTGGATAGGAAAAGTAGTAATAATGACCGACGTGAGTATGAGCGTTATCGACCGAGCTCTGCTTCGATCTCCCCAAGTAATCTGGTCAGGAAAAAACACCCGATGTGCCAGATTTAAGTACATTGGTGATCATTGAATGATGATGACCGTCTTGCACTATTATTCATAAGCATTATCCAGAGACCTATTTTGATATACGTTAGTGTATTGGATATTGATGAAATtataagagttttttttttttggcgacAGGTATATCGACGAGGACCAACTAGTTGTTAACTTGAAAAAGTATGACCCAGACATGAAATGGCCTGATTTCATGGAATCGTGGGATTCGCTTACAGAAGGAATTGTACCAATGCTGAAGGGAACTTCAATCTACTTAGTTGGGGAATCTGCCGAGATCAATCAAAAAGTTGCTAAAGAACTTGCTTCTGGTATTGGGTGAGCTGCTTCGACCGAGTGATGAAGATGCCTGTCAATCTATACAAAATTACTGAGAAATATTTGGTTACTTATCTCTCAGGTATACGCCACTAAGTACGAGGGACTTGCTCGAATCTTTTGCTAAGCAGACTATTGAATCATGTAATCTCAGTAAACTCGATTTTCGTTACTATCCATTTTGATAGAACAACCACAACTGTTTTTCCACCAACTGTATCTTCTTGGTTGCACTTCCAAAGCTCCTAAGTGAGAGTTTACAGACAAATTTTAACAGCAACCATAGGTTTCCGTCACACCTCATTCAGTCTGATATAATGTGTCCCATCTTGTAGTTcattaacaagtttaatcacttccAGGGGTGATGTCAGAGGGCATGGAGTCTGTAGTAGAAGCAGAAAGTTCTGTTCTGGAAAGTCTCAGCAGGTACTTGTCAATGTCTGTTTTCTTTGTGTCTTACAGAGGAGAGGTTTTAATTCCCTCTCTTTATCTGCAGTCATGTTCGAGCTGTTGTCGCAACATTAGGAGGACAATGTGGAGCTGCAAGGGGAACGGATAAGTGGAGACATCTTTATTCAGGATTCACCATATGGTTGTCTCAATCTGAAGCAGCTGGTAAAACTTGTAGTGCTTCTTTGTTTTCTCTTTATAGCTGGTACTTGTTTGTATTATGTTGCTAGGGGCTACTTAAAACGAATTGATTGATGCAGTAACTATAAATATTTGTACCAAAATTTGTGACGCAGATGAAGATTCAGCCAAGAAAGAGATTCAGAGGGATATCAAAGACGGGAGCACGGCCTATGCAAACGCAGAAGTGGTAGTCAAGATTGCAGTGTGGGAACCTAACCATGCTCAAGCTGTAGCTCAGGCTTGTCTGAGTGCCCTAAAAAGGTTAATCCTATCAGACAAGAAGCTTTCAGGTACTCTAGAAATTTTTTCTTTCCCCTGACATCACTCTTAACAGGAAAGACAGGAGTATCCAAGtccatttcttctcttcttctcttttttgaaGGAAAGAAGAGTCTCTACATCAGGTTGGGATGCCGCGGTGATTGGCCAAACATCAAGCCTCCTGGATGGGATCCATCAGCCAAATCAGGTGAACCTACTATCATGTAGAGCACCGGAGTACTGAACAGCACAGCAGCAGTTTCACATGTAGAGCACCGGAGTACTGAACAGCAGCAGTTTCACAACAGAAGTAGAACCCCCACCAATTTGTCAAGCATTTTCTCCTCAGATTTTGTGCTGCTTCTGGCTTATCCCAGTTCGCTTATCTGGCTTATGGCTTATACCAGTTTCATTATAGTCACATTTTTGGCGTTTATGTAGTCACATTTTTGGCGTCATTAGATACACTTCTCTTGGCGCTCACCTTGCAGTTTGGGCGTTTAGGCTTCTCTTCAGCTCTCATTTCCTCTACCTTCCATGCATTACATGTTCACAGCCTTACCAGTACCAATTCTGGATGATGTGAATTTACAAATTCTGATTTACTTGCAGCAAGTTGGGGCGAGTTAATTGGTCAGTATGTCAGATTAATCTCACCCTGGTTGTCTAGGGTTATTTCCTGATAAAGAGAAACCACGGGTGAAAATCCTATATTTAACACTTAAAAGTTCAAACCCAACAGCCCCTTCATACAGACCCTTCCAAAGAGAAACAAAAAGCACGGCCATTATCAATATTTACAAGACAATAGCCTTTGCTGGCACCAGAACAAACCTGTTAGGAACTGACATACATATACATGTTTAACAGTTTACTAATACAACACACAAAGAGAACCAGaaatttgccaaaatagattatAGATGGTCATAAACAAAAGCATCATTGAAAATCCCTCTTCGTCAGCTAGCTAAAATAGTTTTTTAAGTAAAACCACATTGTTTCCAACATTACTAAAAATGAAATATTTGAAACAGATATTCACATCTTCATGTCGACGCATTTCTCTAACCCATAATTAGCAGCAGCACCAGTACGGGAGGTCCACACTCTACTTCTGATCCATCTTCTTTACAGCCAGCTCACCAGTTGGTGTAGATGAATGGGGCTGAAAAGGCACAAAACCATAAAATGTCTTGAAAATGGGTAAACAAAGTGCTTAATCCACAGCAAAAAACACTCTGAAGCAAGTACAGCAACTAGATTAACATAAGAAAACTAGATTGGATCTCAATAAAGAGATTTGCAAAGAATTAAGGTTAAAGTCTTAGGGCCCCATAAGAATTATACACAAATCCTAGTCTAAAAACTCGACCAGTACTTTTA
The nucleotide sequence above comes from Papaver somniferum cultivar HN1 chromosome 8, ASM357369v1, whole genome shotgun sequence. Encoded proteins:
- the LOC113301710 gene encoding probable inactive shikimate kinase like 2, chloroplastic; this translates as MSTAHSVSPTLYFITTQNPLKNQEFAFQTKRVLYNKFHPNFCSSKKSTSSTKSQFLNKLQSISCKSLSTASPINAKNYEFTDGGAELELRLQLGEKGEIPNSKDIFVDANEDSITIRVKSFGSIITLIETTNLYGKIKPAETIWYIDEDQLVVNLKKYDPDMKWPDFMESWDSLTEGIVPMLKGTSIYLVGESAEINQKVAKELASGIGYTPLSTRDLLESFAKQTIESWVMSEGMESVVEAESSVLESLSSHVRAVVATLGGQCGAARGTDKWRHLYSGFTIWLSQSEAADEDSAKKEIQRDIKDGSTAYANAEVVVKIAVWEPNHAQAVAQACLSALKRLILSDKKLSGKKSLYIRLGCRGDWPNIKPPGWDPSAKSGEPTIM